Proteins from a genomic interval of Kitasatospora herbaricolor:
- a CDS encoding AMP-dependent synthetase/ligase, whose protein sequence is MLDFSLPALYQVPSGGNLSDLVHQNAERHPGVAVLSRKADGQWSDLTAAQFLAEVHSAAKGLIAAGIAPGDRVGVMSRTRYEWTLLDFAIWSAGAITVPVYETSSAEQVEWILGDSGAVAVVTETDAHAAVVEQVRERLPELRQTWQIERGALAALAVAGADVTEATVTERRSVPTADSIATIVYTSGTTGRPKGCQLTHGNFLAELGNVTARLEPLFRTGESSVLLFLPLAHVLGRIAEIAAAIAPIKLGHVSDIKDVTAELASFRPTLILGVPRVFEKVYNTARAKAQADGKGKIFDRAADTAIAYSRALDQGGAGLGLRLKHALFDKLVYSKLRAALGGRATHAISGGAPLGERLGHFYRGIGFTVLEGYGLTETCAATAFNPHDKPKIGTVGQPLPGSAVRIAEDGEVLLKGPQVFTGYWNNPQATAEALQDGWFATGDLGTLDDEGYLSITGRKKEIIVTAGGKNVAPAVIEDRIRAHALIGEVMVVGDRRPFIACLVTVDEDFFPRWKEINGKPATATVAELREDPDLLAALQSAVDDGNAAVSHAEAVKKFRVLDTVFSEAGGHLTPSLKLKRNLVLKDFAADVEALYQR, encoded by the coding sequence TTGCTCGACTTCAGCCTTCCGGCCCTCTACCAGGTACCGAGCGGCGGTAACCTCTCCGACCTGGTGCACCAGAACGCCGAGCGGCACCCGGGTGTCGCGGTGCTCAGCCGAAAGGCCGACGGGCAGTGGAGCGACCTGACCGCCGCGCAGTTCCTGGCCGAGGTGCACTCCGCCGCCAAGGGCCTGATCGCGGCCGGCATCGCCCCCGGCGACCGGGTGGGCGTGATGTCGCGGACCCGCTACGAGTGGACGCTGCTGGACTTCGCGATCTGGTCGGCCGGCGCGATCACCGTCCCGGTGTACGAGACCTCCTCCGCCGAACAGGTCGAGTGGATCCTCGGCGACTCCGGGGCCGTCGCGGTGGTGACCGAGACGGACGCGCACGCCGCCGTGGTCGAGCAGGTCCGGGAGCGGCTGCCGGAGCTGCGGCAGACCTGGCAGATCGAGCGGGGCGCGCTGGCCGCGCTGGCCGTGGCCGGGGCCGACGTCACCGAGGCGACCGTGACCGAGCGCCGGTCGGTGCCGACCGCCGACTCGATCGCCACCATCGTCTACACCTCGGGCACCACCGGGCGCCCGAAGGGCTGTCAGCTCACCCACGGCAACTTCCTCGCCGAACTGGGCAACGTGACGGCCCGTCTGGAGCCGCTGTTCCGCACCGGCGAGAGCTCGGTGCTGCTGTTCCTGCCGCTCGCCCACGTGCTGGGCCGGATCGCCGAGATCGCCGCCGCGATCGCCCCGATCAAGCTGGGCCACGTCTCGGACATCAAGGACGTCACCGCCGAGCTGGCCTCGTTCCGGCCGACGCTGATCCTGGGCGTCCCCCGGGTCTTCGAGAAGGTCTACAACACCGCCCGGGCCAAGGCCCAGGCGGACGGCAAGGGCAAGATCTTCGACCGGGCCGCCGACACCGCCATCGCCTACAGCCGGGCACTGGACCAGGGCGGCGCGGGCCTGGGCCTGAGACTGAAGCACGCGCTCTTCGACAAGCTGGTCTACAGCAAGCTGCGCGCGGCCCTGGGCGGCCGGGCCACCCACGCGATCTCCGGCGGGGCCCCGCTCGGCGAGCGCCTGGGCCACTTCTACCGGGGCATCGGCTTCACCGTGCTGGAGGGCTACGGCCTGACCGAGACCTGCGCGGCCACCGCCTTCAACCCGCACGACAAGCCGAAGATCGGCACCGTCGGGCAGCCGCTGCCGGGCTCCGCCGTCCGGATCGCCGAGGACGGCGAGGTGCTGCTCAAGGGCCCGCAGGTCTTCACCGGGTACTGGAACAACCCGCAGGCCACCGCCGAGGCGCTGCAGGACGGCTGGTTCGCCACCGGCGACCTGGGCACCCTGGACGACGAGGGCTACCTGTCGATCACCGGGCGCAAGAAGGAGATCATCGTCACCGCCGGCGGCAAGAACGTCGCCCCCGCGGTCATCGAGGACCGGATCCGCGCCCACGCCCTGATCGGCGAGGTCATGGTGGTGGGCGACCGCCGTCCGTTCATCGCCTGCCTGGTCACCGTGGACGAGGACTTCTTCCCCCGCTGGAAGGAGATCAACGGCAAGCCGGCCACCGCGACCGTCGCCGAACTGCGCGAGGACCCCGACCTGCTGGCCGCCCTGCAGTCCGCCGTGGACGACGGCAACGCCGCCGTCTCGCACGCCGAGGCGGTGAAGAAGTTCCGGGTGCTGGACACCGTCTTCTCGGAGGCCGGCGGGC